From a single Mesorhizobium shangrilense genomic region:
- a CDS encoding dihydrodipicolinate synthase family protein — protein sequence MNTIQGVIAPILTPFDANGRIARDLWIGHARWVLDQGAHFLSPFGTTGEALSLSLPERIEALEWLVNAGIPPSRMMPGTGVTALPETVELSSHAVGLGCASVMVLPSFFYTAAGDEGQARYYAELIERVASPSLRLILYHIPQNSGVAVTPALAARLNSAFPDTVVAYKDSAGNWDNTAAVIAAAPNLSVFPSSEAQLTQGLAGGAAGCISASVNLNAAAIRAVYDGVRAGRDVSAADASIKAFRQAVQAAGLIGGMKAALAVRSGDHRWLNLRAPHENTTLAAGKALLAALGEASEVIPARRRA from the coding sequence ATGAACACCATCCAGGGCGTGATCGCGCCGATCCTGACGCCTTTCGACGCCAACGGCAGAATTGCCCGTGATCTCTGGATCGGGCACGCGCGATGGGTGCTTGACCAGGGCGCCCACTTCCTTTCGCCCTTCGGCACCACCGGCGAGGCTCTGTCGCTGTCGCTGCCTGAGCGTATCGAGGCGCTTGAATGGCTGGTGAACGCAGGCATTCCGCCCAGCAGGATGATGCCGGGCACCGGGGTCACGGCGCTGCCGGAAACCGTGGAACTGAGCAGCCATGCCGTCGGCCTTGGCTGTGCTAGCGTGATGGTGCTGCCATCGTTCTTCTATACCGCTGCGGGCGACGAGGGGCAGGCGCGTTACTATGCCGAATTGATCGAAAGGGTCGCGAGCCCGTCGCTGCGGCTGATCCTCTATCACATTCCGCAGAATTCGGGCGTGGCGGTGACGCCGGCGCTGGCTGCCCGGCTGAACAGCGCGTTTCCCGATACGGTCGTGGCTTACAAGGACAGTGCCGGCAACTGGGACAACACGGCAGCGGTGATCGCGGCGGCGCCGAACCTCTCGGTGTTCCCGAGCTCCGAGGCACAGTTGACGCAAGGCCTGGCCGGTGGTGCGGCGGGCTGTATTTCGGCCTCGGTCAATCTCAATGCGGCGGCGATAAGAGCTGTTTATGACGGCGTGCGCGCCGGCCGGGATGTGAGCGCCGCCGACGCCTCGATCAAGGCGTTCCGGCAGGCGGTGCAGGCCGCCGGGCTGATCGGCGGCATGAAGGCCGCGCTCGCGGTGCGGTCCGGCGATCACCGCTGGCTCAACCTGCGGGCTCCGCATGAAAACACCACGCTTGCCGCCGGCAAGGCGCTTCTTGCCGCCCTTGGAGAAGCGAGTGAGGTCATTCCCGCGCGGCGCAGGGCGTAG
- a CDS encoding D-2-hydroxyacid dehydrogenase: MTGRPSIIVHSDKPEPALAVLAESHPDLQVAACDSYGGLAEMIADTGAEIVYSVRFSGTPLFPRRALLESSTVRWVSVGGSGTDHLLPWDPSKVTVTNAAGVAADMMAEYALGAMLSFSLGLPGFARDQRARRWTAGRVEPIEGRTLLILGLGRTGQAVARRAKAMGMVTLGARARPGPTPNVDEVHRIGDMPELWARADFIVCCVPLLETTRGLVDRQAFSAMKPTAVLIDVSRGGVVEEAALVEALEARRLRGAALDVFATEPLPADHPLWGYDNVIITPHCSSVYDGWDVKSVRMFAENLARYRRGEPLENVVDPTRGY; the protein is encoded by the coding sequence ATGACTGGCCGTCCGTCGATCATCGTTCACAGCGACAAGCCGGAACCGGCGCTCGCGGTGCTGGCGGAGAGCCATCCTGATCTCCAGGTCGCGGCCTGCGACAGCTATGGCGGATTGGCCGAGATGATAGCCGACACCGGCGCGGAGATCGTCTATTCCGTGCGCTTCTCCGGCACGCCGCTGTTTCCGCGCCGGGCGCTCCTGGAAAGTTCGACTGTGCGATGGGTATCGGTCGGCGGCTCGGGCACCGATCACCTGCTGCCATGGGATCCGAGCAAGGTTACGGTGACCAACGCGGCCGGGGTCGCCGCCGACATGATGGCCGAATACGCGCTGGGGGCGATGCTGTCCTTCTCGCTGGGCCTGCCGGGCTTTGCCCGCGACCAGCGGGCGCGGCGGTGGACGGCGGGCCGTGTCGAGCCCATCGAAGGGCGCACATTGCTGATCCTGGGCCTTGGCAGGACTGGACAGGCCGTGGCCCGCCGCGCCAAGGCGATGGGCATGGTCACGCTCGGCGCCCGGGCCCGGCCGGGGCCGACCCCGAATGTCGATGAGGTCCACCGCATCGGCGACATGCCCGAGCTTTGGGCGCGTGCCGATTTCATCGTTTGCTGCGTGCCGCTCCTGGAGACGACGCGCGGGCTGGTCGATCGACAGGCGTTTTCCGCGATGAAGCCGACTGCGGTTCTGATCGATGTTTCTCGCGGCGGTGTCGTCGAGGAGGCCGCCCTTGTCGAGGCTCTCGAAGCTCGCCGGCTCAGGGGGGCGGCGCTCGACGTCTTCGCCACCGAGCCGCTGCCGGCCGACCATCCCCTCTGGGGCTACGACAACGTGATCATCACCCCGCACTGTTCGTCCGTCTACGACGGCTGGGATGTCAAGTCGGTGCGGATGTTCGCGGAAAACCTGGCCCGTTATCGGCGCGGCGAGCCGCTG